In the genome of Desulfomonilaceae bacterium, one region contains:
- the purF gene encoding amidophosphoribosyltransferase produces MFDTPSKKEACGIFGIYGVDDPAKHIYLGLYALQHRGQESAGIIVSDGITVSSQKGMGLVPDVFKDGTLEDMKGHMGIGHVRYSTTGSSMLRNAQPFLVEQIDRFFALGHNGNIVNIAKLRRKLESAGAIFQTSTDSELIAHLILHKKGSLEERLLKVFQELKGAWSLVFLSSEGIYAARDPYGFRPLCIGRKGDAIVFASETCALDIIEADYVRDVEPGEIVIADKNGLRSLRVPQRKNLAMCIFEYIYFSRPDSSIFGHGVYQIRKSLGVQVALESPVPQADFVAPMPASGNYAALGYSQGSGLPFEYGVIRNHYVGRTFIQPSPAIRNLGVRLKLNPVREILKDKSVVVVDDSIVRGTTSKLRTRALREAGAKEIHMRISCPPIRFPCFFGIDFSSKGELIACSKSVQQICDFIEADSLAYLSLEGMLRAMPIQAKDFCTACFTGKYPIQITDDSTKHCLETNIGTPNVWP; encoded by the coding sequence ATGTTTGATACGCCCTCCAAAAAAGAGGCCTGCGGTATATTTGGTATATATGGGGTTGATGATCCCGCCAAACACATTTATCTCGGTTTGTACGCATTACAACACAGAGGTCAGGAATCCGCCGGAATTATAGTTTCGGACGGTATCACGGTTTCTTCGCAAAAAGGAATGGGATTGGTCCCAGATGTTTTTAAGGATGGTACCCTTGAAGACATGAAGGGGCACATGGGCATCGGACATGTCCGATACTCTACTACCGGCAGTTCCATGTTGAGAAACGCACAACCTTTTCTGGTTGAGCAGATCGACCGATTCTTTGCGCTTGGACACAATGGAAATATTGTAAACATAGCCAAGTTGAGACGTAAACTGGAATCCGCCGGCGCAATATTTCAGACCTCGACAGATTCAGAATTGATAGCCCACCTCATTTTGCACAAGAAGGGATCCCTGGAAGAAAGACTTCTGAAGGTTTTCCAGGAACTCAAGGGAGCATGGTCACTGGTTTTCCTGAGTTCTGAGGGTATATACGCCGCCCGTGATCCTTATGGCTTTAGACCGCTTTGCATTGGCCGTAAAGGTGACGCTATCGTCTTTGCGTCAGAAACGTGCGCTCTGGATATCATTGAAGCTGACTACGTCAGGGATGTAGAACCGGGTGAAATAGTTATAGCCGACAAGAATGGGTTACGCTCGTTGAGGGTACCGCAACGAAAAAACCTTGCGATGTGTATCTTTGAATACATCTATTTTTCCAGGCCCGACTCCTCGATTTTTGGACATGGCGTCTATCAAATCAGAAAATCTCTTGGTGTTCAGGTAGCTCTTGAGAGCCCCGTTCCGCAAGCGGACTTTGTTGCCCCCATGCCAGCTTCAGGCAATTACGCGGCCCTCGGTTATTCTCAGGGGAGTGGTCTGCCGTTCGAATATGGCGTCATCCGAAACCATTATGTCGGACGTACTTTCATCCAACCCTCACCCGCTATTAGGAATCTTGGGGTGAGGCTAAAATTAAACCCTGTACGTGAAATACTTAAAGATAAGAGTGTAGTTGTGGTTGATGATTCAATTGTACGTGGCACCACCAGTAAACTGCGCACAAGGGCTCTGAGGGAAGCCGGAGCCAAGGAAATCCACATGAGAATCAGTTGTCCTCCGATCCGTTTCCCCTGTTTTTTCGGTATTGATTTTTCGAGCAAAGGAGAACTCATTGCTTGTTCAAAATCGGTTCAGCAGATTTGCGACTTTATAGAAGCGGATTCTTTGGCTTATCTGAGCCTTGAAGGTATGTTACGAGCCATGCCAATCCAGGCTAAAGATTTCTGCACTGCCTGTTTTACGGGAAAATACCCTATCCAAATCACCGATGACTCAACCAAGCATTGTCTCGAAACTAATATTGGGACGCCAAATGTTTGGCCATAG
- the ispD gene encoding 2-C-methyl-D-erythritol 4-phosphate cytidylyltransferase yields the protein MLRAAVITSGGIGARMGSEIPKQYLLLGGLPILVRTLRIFQEHRDVDFIILTTPADQIEFCQSEIVEANNFSKVSEITRGGRTRQESVLNGLRIASHSDLALIHDAVRPLVNPDIISESFEKADSYGAAIAACEVTDTVKTADDFIVGTMPRENLWLAHTPQTFRTSLIIEAHEKALSEGFIGTDDSSLVERMGFKVAIVPDSKYNIKITSPQDLVVAERLLGL from the coding sequence ATGTTACGCGCTGCTGTGATCACATCTGGAGGAATTGGAGCGAGAATGGGATCCGAGATCCCGAAACAATATCTTCTTCTCGGCGGACTGCCTATTCTTGTAAGAACTTTGAGAATTTTTCAAGAACATCGCGATGTAGACTTCATAATCCTAACCACTCCGGCGGACCAAATTGAATTCTGTCAGTCAGAAATAGTTGAGGCGAACAATTTTTCCAAGGTCAGTGAAATCACTCGAGGGGGGCGCACGAGACAAGAGTCAGTGCTAAACGGTTTGAGAATCGCTTCACATAGCGATCTGGCGCTAATACACGACGCTGTTCGACCTTTAGTGAATCCGGACATAATTTCCGAATCCTTTGAGAAAGCGGATTCTTATGGCGCTGCGATAGCAGCTTGCGAAGTTACGGATACCGTTAAAACAGCAGACGATTTTATAGTAGGAACAATGCCGAGAGAAAATTTGTGGCTTGCCCATACTCCCCAGACGTTTCGGACGTCACTGATAATTGAGGCTCACGAGAAAGCCCTTTCCGAAGGGTTCATCGGCACTGACGACTCATCGTTGGTTGAACGTATGGGATTCAAGGTCGCGATTGTGCCCGACAGCAAATATAATATTAAAATAACCAGTCCCCAGGACCTTGTGGTTGCCGAAAGACTTCTTGGTCTTTAA
- a CDS encoding phospholipase D family protein, whose product MKTLWDRDIFEKFSQTHLCNAEHFVWIATANIKTTFLRYKGRFITFPDLMASLINRGVSIRIIHAESPSRPFRDRYERIDTKGGLSAGVEFLQCPRMHAKIFIVDGVVTLAGSPNLTGAGIGAKSASKRNFEVGFLFENQESTKPFVDYFDYIWMGGQCPNCGRREICPCPADS is encoded by the coding sequence ATGAAAACCTTATGGGATAGGGACATTTTTGAAAAGTTCTCTCAGACCCACCTTTGTAACGCGGAGCATTTCGTATGGATAGCCACAGCAAACATCAAAACGACCTTCCTGAGATACAAGGGGCGATTTATCACCTTTCCGGACTTGATGGCCTCACTCATAAATCGAGGTGTGTCTATTAGAATCATACACGCCGAGTCACCATCCAGGCCTTTCAGGGATCGTTACGAAAGGATTGACACAAAAGGCGGGCTCAGCGCAGGAGTGGAATTTCTTCAGTGTCCCCGGATGCATGCCAAAATTTTCATCGTGGATGGTGTGGTGACTCTCGCAGGAAGCCCAAATTTGACAGGCGCGGGTATTGGAGCTAAAAGCGCTTCCAAGAGAAATTTTGAAGTAGGGTTCCTTTTTGAAAACCAGGAGTCTACCAAACCTTTTGTAGACTATTTCGATTATATATGGATGGGAGGTCAATGCCCAAACTGTGGACGCAGGGAAATATGTCCCTGCCCAGCGGACTCATGA
- the priA gene encoding primosomal protein N', with protein MQPSEKTLVNVSFPLPLEGPYTYIVPDSMLAMVGFGRRVLAPFGKKIRAGFIVGINPGSPIDIELKELHDIPNEEPCFDEDWWDFITWVSRYYMTPTGLVLKTAIPVGFERRSEPWVKFSKEGKEWLKDLTLPDGQLALPKPFRPDSISYKKLVSKIGKRNVLEALRLGLAEKQEHIATIKLNKLPAGLAQTGPDSNADLSANYPGELTSDQALACDSIIESINTGGYSPHLLFGVTGSGKTEVYLRSIEQTLNKGMRALTLVPEIALTPQSAERIVERFGRNISLFHSGITDAQRALEWRRIMSGEARVVVATRSGIFTPIPNLGIIIVDEEHDTSYKQEESCPYNARDLALVRAKLQGICVVLGSATPSFETFENATRGKIRRLDLPSRYHGGPLPSVQVVDLKVSGKGGQTSRNFLTEPLLTEIRDSLERKSQVVLFLNRRGFDTFAQCQECGHLFRCPNCDISLIHHKKAQDLRCHLCGFSQTAPPLCPKCSGSKLYFSGIGTQKVEEELIRLFPDVRIERFDKDSTGKKNQLEDILKRFRNREIDVLVGTQMIVKGHDFPGISLVGILFGDASLNFPDFRASEKTFQLLTQVAGRTGRDLDPGKVILQTFVTDHEVIRLSARHAYEEFFQQESELRRELCYPPYGYLILIKAQSSNESRTQDKAFKIAQMARTLKSDIPHVMILGPAPCPRRKMIGKFRWQIILKSPDRSAVRKMAESLIDQGVLDGSGVQVFLDVDPIELM; from the coding sequence ATGCAACCATCTGAAAAGACGCTTGTAAATGTATCGTTCCCTCTGCCTCTTGAAGGTCCCTATACTTACATTGTTCCAGATAGCATGTTGGCAATGGTAGGGTTTGGAAGACGCGTTCTTGCGCCTTTTGGAAAAAAGATTCGAGCAGGCTTCATTGTCGGGATCAATCCCGGGAGCCCAATCGATATAGAGCTGAAAGAACTTCATGACATCCCTAATGAAGAACCTTGTTTTGATGAGGATTGGTGGGATTTCATTACATGGGTTTCCCGATATTATATGACTCCCACCGGCCTGGTATTAAAAACAGCCATTCCAGTGGGTTTTGAAAGACGTTCCGAACCGTGGGTCAAGTTTTCCAAAGAGGGCAAAGAGTGGCTAAAAGATTTGACACTCCCGGACGGTCAACTGGCTCTTCCCAAGCCATTTAGGCCGGACTCGATTTCGTACAAAAAACTTGTCTCAAAAATCGGGAAACGAAACGTTCTCGAAGCGCTCAGATTGGGTTTGGCGGAGAAGCAAGAACACATCGCTACGATAAAGCTGAACAAGCTCCCTGCAGGATTAGCCCAAACCGGTCCTGACAGTAATGCCGATTTGTCAGCAAACTACCCGGGTGAACTTACATCAGATCAGGCGCTGGCTTGCGACTCGATAATTGAATCCATAAATACTGGAGGATATTCGCCACATTTGCTATTCGGCGTTACCGGTTCCGGAAAAACAGAAGTTTATCTCAGGAGTATTGAACAAACGCTTAACAAAGGCATGAGGGCCCTGACCCTGGTACCGGAAATCGCCCTCACCCCACAGTCGGCAGAGCGAATCGTGGAAAGGTTCGGACGGAACATATCCCTGTTTCATAGTGGAATTACAGACGCTCAAAGAGCCTTGGAGTGGCGACGAATAATGAGTGGAGAGGCGAGAGTGGTGGTGGCGACTCGCTCGGGAATTTTCACTCCAATTCCGAATCTTGGAATAATTATTGTGGATGAAGAGCATGACACTTCTTATAAACAGGAGGAGAGTTGCCCATATAACGCGAGGGATTTAGCCCTGGTTCGAGCCAAGCTGCAAGGAATTTGCGTTGTGTTGGGAAGCGCCACGCCGTCATTTGAAACCTTTGAGAACGCAACAAGAGGTAAGATTAGAAGACTAGACCTGCCGTCACGATATCATGGAGGCCCTCTACCGTCAGTGCAAGTCGTAGATCTCAAGGTCAGCGGCAAAGGTGGGCAAACATCCAGGAACTTTCTCACCGAGCCGCTCTTGACGGAAATTAGAGACTCTTTGGAGAGAAAATCTCAAGTAGTTCTTTTTCTTAATCGGCGTGGGTTTGACACATTTGCCCAGTGTCAGGAATGTGGGCATCTTTTTAGATGTCCGAACTGTGACATCAGCCTGATTCACCATAAGAAAGCGCAGGACCTTCGCTGCCATCTGTGTGGTTTTTCCCAAACCGCACCCCCCTTGTGCCCCAAGTGTTCCGGTTCAAAGCTTTATTTCTCGGGAATCGGAACTCAAAAAGTAGAAGAAGAGTTGATCAGGCTTTTCCCTGATGTACGAATAGAAAGGTTTGACAAAGATTCAACAGGCAAGAAGAACCAGTTAGAAGACATCCTTAAACGTTTTAGGAACCGAGAAATTGATGTGCTTGTCGGCACTCAGATGATTGTGAAAGGACATGACTTTCCCGGAATATCTCTTGTTGGTATACTTTTTGGCGACGCTTCTCTTAATTTTCCAGATTTTAGGGCGTCAGAAAAGACTTTTCAGCTTCTAACCCAGGTTGCGGGAAGAACGGGGCGTGATCTTGACCCAGGTAAGGTCATTCTTCAGACTTTTGTGACCGATCACGAAGTTATACGGTTGTCGGCCCGACACGCTTATGAAGAATTTTTCCAACAGGAATCTGAATTACGCAGGGAGTTATGCTATCCACCCTACGGGTATTTAATACTGATCAAGGCTCAAAGTTCAAACGAAAGCCGAACTCAGGACAAAGCCTTTAAAATTGCGCAAATGGCAAGGACCCTCAAATCTGATATCCCTCATGTCATGATACTGGGTCCTGCACCCTGCCCTCGGCGTAAAATGATTGGGAAATTCAGATGGCAAATCATTCTCAAGAGCCCCGACAGATCGGCTGTGCGTAAGATGGCCGAGTCGCTCATTGATCAAGGGGTGTTAGACGGGAGTGGCGTCCAGGTTTTCCTGGATGTTGACCCCATAGAATTAATGTAA
- a CDS encoding thioredoxin domain-containing protein produces the protein MNKTRVIIISFVIFLFIGGGILIWSARQTGYSVANVLQGQDKAKVENSDVRHFTDDNFEVEVVQASKSRPILIDFYADWCFPCRMLDPILQELAKDMRGKAIIGRVNTDKNLIARRFGITKIPAVFIIRDGEIKGSFFGVVPKETMAKALNEYGS, from the coding sequence ATGAACAAGACTCGAGTAATTATTATCTCCTTTGTCATCTTTCTGTTTATAGGAGGAGGAATTCTGATATGGTCAGCGCGTCAAACAGGATACTCTGTCGCTAATGTCCTGCAAGGGCAAGATAAAGCAAAAGTCGAAAACTCAGACGTTAGACACTTTACCGATGACAATTTCGAAGTGGAAGTGGTGCAAGCGTCAAAGAGTAGACCCATTCTAATAGATTTTTACGCTGACTGGTGCTTCCCCTGTCGCATGCTTGATCCCATCCTTCAGGAACTCGCCAAGGATATGCGGGGAAAAGCCATAATCGGAAGAGTCAATACCGACAAGAATCTTATCGCCAGAAGATTTGGTATAACCAAAATACCGGCTGTCTTCATAATTAGAGACGGAGAAATTAAAGGATCGTTCTTTGGAGTTGTTCCAAAAGAAACAATGGCCAAAGCCTTAAATGAATATGGATCCTGA
- a CDS encoding tetratricopeptide repeat protein: protein MKYFKFLFSCLIAFALVTGSAHAAKKNQGPSGAADEAKSSELTRQAIIKANSGAYDQSLTLFDAAVKAWNRNPAAFYNRGKVWMIQGKYDRAIGDFDKALKLNPELASGYLARGMAFRLAGDFSRSVKDFTKVLTVDPKNTNALIHRAAIYFDMGEHESALQDLDRILSLNPKMVDALGNRAYILEQMGRYDEAVNDLGAMIATDSNNVMALKHLGHISRQKGEFDKALRWYQMALKVEPSPNVRTRIQDEISELQKKVGSSK, encoded by the coding sequence ATGAAATATTTTAAATTCCTTTTTTCGTGTTTGATCGCCTTCGCCCTTGTTACAGGGTCCGCTCACGCGGCGAAGAAAAATCAGGGTCCTTCCGGCGCCGCCGATGAGGCGAAATCCTCGGAATTAACTCGACAGGCTATAATCAAGGCTAATTCAGGCGCATATGATCAGTCTTTGACTCTGTTTGACGCTGCGGTTAAAGCCTGGAATAGGAACCCCGCCGCTTTTTACAACCGCGGCAAGGTGTGGATGATACAGGGCAAATACGATCGGGCCATAGGGGATTTCGACAAGGCGCTGAAACTTAATCCGGAACTTGCTAGTGGATACCTGGCCCGGGGAATGGCTTTCAGACTGGCTGGAGACTTTTCCCGCTCTGTAAAGGACTTTACCAAAGTGTTGACAGTAGATCCAAAAAACACTAATGCGCTTATTCACCGGGCGGCCATATATTTTGACATGGGCGAACATGAAAGCGCTTTACAGGATCTTGACAGGATTCTCTCCCTGAATCCCAAGATGGTCGACGCATTGGGAAATCGAGCGTACATTCTCGAGCAAATGGGCAGATATGACGAAGCCGTAAATGACCTGGGAGCGATGATTGCGACGGATTCCAATAACGTAATGGCGCTTAAACACCTTGGCCACATATCGAGACAAAAAGGCGAATTTGACAAGGCGCTTCGCTGGTATCAGATGGCGTTGAAGGTAGAACCTTCCCCAAATGTCCGAACACGGATCCAGGATGAAATTTCGGAACTTCAAAAGAAGGTTGGTTCGTCCAAGTAG
- a CDS encoding electron transfer flavoprotein subunit beta/FixA family protein, whose product MKSLVCLKQVPDTETQIKVNADGSGIVTDGIKYVINPYDEFSVEEALRLKEKFKAGEVVILSVGPDRLVEAIRTALAMGADRGVHVCDDAVNNADPFVMAQTLAAAAANIDCDIIFCGHRAIDDDFAETGAMLAELLKIPQITLVTKIEVSADKKSVICERDIEGGKETVESPLPCVVTSQKGLNEPRYASLPGIMKAKKKPVEKKTLSDLGISTEAKLATTNFSMPAARQAGKKYEGMEPQDVAKTVVQALRSEAKVI is encoded by the coding sequence GTGAAATCTCTGGTATGTCTTAAACAGGTCCCTGATACAGAAACACAGATAAAGGTTAACGCTGACGGATCGGGGATTGTGACGGACGGCATCAAATATGTCATCAATCCTTATGATGAGTTCAGCGTTGAAGAGGCTTTGCGTCTCAAAGAAAAATTCAAAGCTGGAGAGGTAGTAATCCTCAGCGTCGGGCCTGATAGACTTGTCGAAGCCATTCGTACCGCGCTGGCTATGGGAGCTGACCGTGGAGTCCACGTCTGCGACGACGCCGTCAACAACGCCGATCCTTTTGTAATGGCCCAAACCCTTGCAGCAGCAGCGGCCAATATTGATTGTGACATAATATTCTGCGGTCATCGGGCTATAGATGACGACTTTGCCGAAACAGGAGCTATGCTTGCTGAATTACTAAAGATCCCCCAGATTACATTAGTAACAAAAATTGAAGTTTCCGCTGATAAAAAGTCCGTCATTTGTGAAAGAGACATTGAAGGCGGCAAGGAAACCGTCGAATCTCCCCTGCCTTGTGTTGTCACTTCCCAAAAAGGACTCAATGAGCCTAGATACGCGTCCTTGCCCGGCATCATGAAGGCCAAGAAAAAACCAGTCGAAAAGAAAACTCTTTCTGATCTCGGCATTTCCACTGAAGCAAAACTTGCGACCACAAATTTTTCAATGCCCGCAGCTCGCCAGGCCGGAAAGAAATATGAAGGCATGGAACCGCAAGACGTGGCCAAGACGGTGGTCCAGGCCCTGAGGTCCGAGGCCAAGGTAATATAA
- a CDS encoding electron transfer flavoprotein subunit alpha/FixB family protein, which yields MSKVLIYAEIKAGKIKKSAFELASEGRKLADALGGDLGAALIGPGLESFAADLAKYGVDTVYTIEAPELETYNSEYFAQALAHLVNETKPEIVLMSHTMQGKDLAPRTAAKLGMAVMADCISFRLEGTTLIGKRPMYAGKCFAECSATGSPQIATARPNVLETAENPKAGSLSKIAFSVDTSRSTYVTKDLNLDTSGKVDLTEAEIIVSGGRGMGGSDYTLLEEMASIFGSRATIGASRAAVDAGWRKHSDQVGQTGKTVTPNLYIACGISGSIQHLAGMGSSKVIVAINKDTEAPIFTKADFGIVGDLFKVVPEFNKELKAILAE from the coding sequence ATGTCTAAAGTTTTGATATATGCGGAAATTAAAGCGGGCAAGATTAAGAAATCAGCGTTCGAGCTTGCAAGTGAGGGCAGGAAACTGGCCGACGCGTTGGGAGGCGATCTGGGAGCGGCGCTTATAGGGCCCGGCCTGGAGTCCTTCGCCGCCGATCTGGCCAAGTATGGTGTGGACACTGTTTACACTATCGAAGCCCCTGAACTGGAAACCTATAATTCAGAATATTTTGCCCAGGCTCTAGCCCATCTGGTGAATGAAACAAAACCTGAAATAGTCTTGATGAGCCACACTATGCAAGGCAAAGACCTCGCCCCAAGGACAGCCGCAAAACTAGGCATGGCAGTAATGGCGGACTGTATTTCTTTCAGGCTCGAAGGTACCACCCTGATTGGCAAACGTCCGATGTACGCAGGCAAGTGTTTCGCTGAATGTTCAGCGACTGGGTCCCCTCAAATTGCAACGGCCAGACCAAATGTACTGGAAACCGCGGAAAATCCAAAAGCCGGTAGTCTGTCCAAGATCGCCTTTAGTGTGGACACAAGCCGCTCTACATACGTAACAAAAGACCTTAACCTTGACACAAGCGGCAAGGTTGACCTTACAGAAGCTGAGATAATAGTTTCCGGCGGTAGAGGCATGGGTGGATCAGACTACACATTGCTTGAAGAAATGGCCTCTATTTTCGGATCAAGAGCTACCATCGGCGCGTCTAGAGCCGCGGTGGACGCCGGCTGGCGGAAGCATTCCGATCAGGTGGGACAAACAGGAAAAACTGTTACTCCCAACCTATATATTGCTTGTGGAATTTCAGGTTCGATACAGCACCTGGCAGGTATGGGATCATCAAAAGTCATAGTTGCCATAAACAAGGACACGGAAGCTCCAATCTTTACAAAGGCTGACTTCGGAATAGTTGGAGACCTTTTCAAGGTAGTTCCCGAGTTCAACAAAGAGCTGAAAGCCATACTGGCCGAATAA
- a CDS encoding rhodanese-like domain-containing protein encodes MPRRFILPTCLAAFVAFLVAGIALPTANAEEKLPSKSDQSCLKCHNYDKQADVLAGKLKDVSVKANAIQIQIDKGMDVVLFDDSTVLKNAPSMAEIPKGESIKITYFKKNGKTFAKEVEVKKGINVPENQLLSTEEVEKLVAKGPKEGNYILLDSRPPNMYNDGHIPTAVSMPFGAFDKLADKLLKDKETTQIYYCAGLS; translated from the coding sequence ATGCCCAGGAGATTTATTCTCCCTACGTGTCTTGCGGCCTTCGTCGCTTTTCTTGTTGCAGGGATTGCGCTGCCGACCGCTAACGCCGAAGAAAAGCTTCCTTCAAAATCGGACCAGAGTTGCCTGAAATGCCATAACTATGACAAGCAGGCCGATGTTCTGGCTGGAAAGCTCAAAGATGTTTCTGTCAAGGCAAACGCTATCCAGATTCAAATTGACAAGGGTATGGATGTCGTTCTTTTTGACGACTCAACAGTTTTGAAAAATGCGCCGTCTATGGCTGAAATCCCCAAAGGGGAATCTATCAAGATCACCTATTTTAAGAAAAATGGCAAAACCTTTGCCAAAGAGGTTGAAGTCAAAAAAGGGATCAATGTCCCAGAGAATCAACTTTTGTCAACCGAGGAAGTTGAAAAGTTGGTGGCAAAAGGCCCTAAAGAGGGAAACTACATCCTCCTCGATAGTAGACCCCCCAACATGTACAATGACGGGCATATTCCTACGGCTGTTTCCATGCCGTTTGGCGCTTTTGACAAACTTGCGGACAAGCTCCTGAAGGATAAGGAAACCACGCAAATCTATTATTGCGCCGGACTCTCTTGA
- a CDS encoding rhodanese-like domain-containing protein — protein MLSPLAARKAEKLGFKNVKVYHAGLPAWKKAGNYVVSNIAGIDELDKMAMPYILLDLRSPDAISKGHIPKAVAVPKDGLDSIKSQFPTFKAAPIIIYDQMGTDEAAKAAYKTVAGWGYTQVSILSEGFNGWQAAGKTLATGPADTKIAYVRKLFPGEVELAVFTRELKKPSPNVIILDVRGAGEIKEGVLPNTKNIPLDDLEARLSELPKDKEILLHCGTGARAEMAYTVLKNAGYNAKYLRAKLEFDKDNKSVYKFEE, from the coding sequence GTGCTCAGTCCTTTAGCCGCTAGGAAGGCGGAAAAACTCGGTTTCAAGAATGTAAAAGTTTATCACGCGGGACTTCCCGCATGGAAAAAAGCCGGTAACTATGTTGTGTCAAACATCGCCGGGATTGACGAACTCGACAAAATGGCCATGCCATATATCTTGTTGGATCTGAGATCACCGGACGCCATTTCTAAAGGTCATATTCCCAAAGCCGTAGCGGTTCCAAAAGACGGGTTGGATTCAATCAAGAGCCAATTCCCTACTTTTAAGGCAGCGCCCATAATAATTTACGATCAGATGGGGACGGACGAGGCCGCTAAAGCTGCGTACAAAACCGTCGCAGGATGGGGCTACACACAGGTAAGCATCCTGTCGGAAGGGTTTAACGGATGGCAAGCCGCCGGAAAAACATTAGCGACAGGTCCTGCGGACACGAAAATAGCCTATGTGCGTAAACTGTTCCCAGGCGAAGTTGAATTGGCGGTTTTTACCCGTGAACTTAAAAAACCCTCCCCCAACGTTATTATCCTGGACGTCCGTGGAGCTGGAGAAATTAAAGAGGGGGTCCTACCCAATACAAAAAATATTCCTCTTGATGACCTTGAAGCCAGGCTGTCGGAACTCCCGAAAGACAAGGAAATCTTGCTGCATTGTGGTACCGGCGCTCGGGCTGAAATGGCCTACACTGTGCTCAAGAACGCGGGGTATAACGCAAAATACCTCCGTGCCAAGCTTGAGTTTGACAAGGACAACAAGAGCGTTTACAAATTCGAAGAATAG
- a CDS encoding competence/damage-inducible protein A, protein MDTTMDAWILTIGNEIINGVIADTNRETISRELRSVGISVRGMSSVGDHIPSMIDEIDRAMKTAKVVIVSGGLGPTEDDKTSEAIAKFLGVELILDVTQLDRIKARFQQWGRLMSDSNRKQAFFPEGSEPIPNDHGTAPGFMIERYNSIAMFFPGVPRELMKMLREQGMPRIFRKFGQPQSVFRSQTVMVYGLSESRLGEILQDVAIDEPGFHLAFLPRFPFIRLRLDASGESTEAVEDTIAKKLETICGRISENVISTKGESIEQVTLDLLGKRNRTIGLGESITGGMIGELITRVPGSSKVFMGAVVSYSNEMKENLLKVKKETLMNYGAVSHQCAQEMAVGAQRAAGADIGLSVTGIAGPDGGTAQKPVGTCYVGLASGDSVISRGFLLPGHREWVKTLAATQALDMLRRWLSGVRLHGNEA, encoded by the coding sequence ATGGACACCACTATGGACGCGTGGATACTAACAATAGGAAACGAAATAATTAACGGTGTGATAGCCGACACAAACCGGGAAACCATATCCAGGGAACTAAGGTCAGTAGGTATCTCCGTGAGGGGGATGTCTTCCGTTGGAGATCACATTCCGTCAATGATTGATGAAATTGACCGGGCTATGAAAACTGCAAAAGTGGTTATAGTTTCCGGCGGGTTGGGGCCAACCGAAGACGACAAGACGTCAGAAGCCATAGCCAAATTTCTTGGAGTTGAGTTGATTCTTGACGTGACTCAACTTGATAGAATCAAAGCGCGTTTTCAGCAATGGGGCCGCCTGATGTCCGATAGTAACAGGAAGCAGGCGTTTTTCCCGGAAGGCTCGGAACCTATACCCAATGATCATGGAACTGCGCCAGGATTTATGATCGAGCGATACAATTCAATAGCGATGTTTTTTCCAGGAGTTCCGCGCGAACTAATGAAAATGCTGCGAGAACAAGGTATGCCTCGCATATTCAGGAAATTCGGTCAGCCACAAAGTGTTTTTCGTTCGCAAACAGTCATGGTGTATGGGCTATCTGAATCGAGGCTAGGTGAAATATTACAGGATGTGGCGATTGATGAGCCAGGTTTTCATTTGGCGTTTTTACCAAGATTTCCATTCATAAGATTGAGGCTGGACGCTTCGGGAGAATCAACCGAGGCTGTGGAAGACACGATAGCGAAGAAACTGGAAACTATATGCGGCAGGATCAGCGAGAACGTCATTTCAACAAAAGGAGAGAGCATTGAACAGGTTACTCTGGATTTGTTGGGAAAACGTAATAGGACGATCGGGTTAGGGGAGTCTATCACTGGGGGGATGATTGGGGAATTGATCACGCGTGTTCCCGGGTCCTCAAAGGTATTCATGGGCGCTGTGGTAAGTTATTCCAACGAAATGAAAGAAAACCTGCTCAAAGTGAAGAAAGAAACACTTATGAATTACGGGGCCGTTTCACATCAATGCGCCCAGGAAATGGCTGTTGGAGCGCAAAGGGCGGCCGGCGCAGATATTGGACTCTCTGTGACAGGTATTGCAGGCCCGGACGGAGGAACTGCTCAAAAACCGGTAGGCACATGTTATGTGGGCCTTGCTTCCGGAGATTCTGTTATCAGCAGGGGTTTTTTGCTCCCGGGGCATCGTGAGTGGGTAAAGACGCTTGCAGCCACACAGGCTCTAGACATGCTCAGAAGGTGGTTAAGTGGCGTCAGGCTCCATGGTAATGAAGCCTGA